A window of Methylomonas sp. 11b genomic DNA:
ACCCATTCGGATGGGGCATACCTGGAATGACGAATTATGCCTGTTTTATAAGCCGGAACGCCAACGTCAATCAGCAACTGGCTTGCCTCATTGCTCAGAAACCGATTCAGCGACTTTGTCTAAAGGCCTACCCGACATGAAGTCAAGGCCTCTAACATATCCTCCTTAGGTAAGTTGCGACCGATAAAGACCATGCTCGACTCCCGCGTTTCATCCGCTTGCCAAGGGTTGCCGAACGTCTCGGTCATCAGCATATGTACGCCTTGATAAATCACTTTTTGCTCGCAACCAGCAATGTTAAGAATGCCTTTGTAGCGGAGTAAGTCGTTGCCGTAGTCGCGGATCAGGATGTTCAGGAATGCCAGAATCCGCGCAGCATCAAGGGGTTGGTCGGTTTGGTAGATCATTGAGCTGATGTCGTCTTCGTGCTCGTGGCTGAGGTCTTCCAGAAAGTCCGGTTCGATTTTCAAAATGTCATCCAGATTAAAACCATCAATATCCAGAATATCGTGCAGTTCGGTTTGGCCGAAATGCACATGTTTGATCGGTGCTCTGGGGTTCATAGCCCGGAGGCGAGTTTCCAGGTCTAAAACAATTTCCGGTTTCTGAAGGTCGGTTTTGGACAGCAGGATGCGATCAGCAAAGCCGACTTGCTCTTGCGCTTCGTGGTGTTCTTCCAGTTGTTGATGGGCATGCACGGCGTCAACCACGGTGATGATGGCGTCCAACTGGTAGTTGTCGGCAATGTTTTCGTCGATGAAAAAGGTTTGTGCAACCGGAGCCGGGTCGGCCAAACCAGTGGTTTCAATGATGACCCGTTCAAATTGGAGCTCTCCCGATTCTCGACCGTCGCTGAGTTCCCCGAGGATACGCACCAAGTCGCCACGCACGGTACAACAAATACAGCCATTATTCATGGTCACAATTTGTTCGTCGGCTTGCACTAACAACTCGTTATCGATACCGGCTTCGCCGAATTCGTTTTCGATCACTGCAATCCGTTTGCCGTGGTTTTCACTGAGAATTCGGTTCAATAAAGTGGTTTTGCCGGCGCCGAGAAAGCCGGTGAGAATGGTCACCGGCACGGCGGCGTTGCGTTTGAGGTTGGCGTTCATGAAATCTCCGTCAGGCTGGGGCTTTAACACGCTGTATTTGCGTGTAAGCCGAGTGATTATGGAGTGGGTCGAAATTTTAGATAAATTTGATCAGCAATGCCCGGCCCTCACAGCATGTCCAGTGTCAGTACCAAGCGCCGCGGCTGCACCGCCGTTGGCGTAGGGGAACGATGCACAAAACCCTGGCCTTCGTTACCTTCCCAGGCTTCGCCTTTCATCAAGCCGACGGCGTAGGCGGGCATCTGCCGAATCGCAGTTTGGTCGGTGATCAAGCCGGACTGCGCATCATCCAGGCCGCAACTGCCCATTCCCAATTTTCTTCGATCCAGCGCATATTCCGGCAGCCATTCGGTGCCGATGCCGCCGTAACTGCAAATCATCCGGGCAGGCACTCTATCCACATGAAAGCGGGGACACATGGCAGTTTGCAAAGTTCGCAGGCGCAAGCCGGCTTGTTTGAGTCCGAACAGTTCGCAGAACGCCGACGTTAATAGTTCGATATCTTCCAGCCATGTGTTATAGCCATCGAGCTGGCTGGCTTGTGGCCACAGGTTTGTAAAGTTGAAGTGTGTCGGATTGACCGGCTGACTGAGTCCCAAGGCGCCGAATTGCTTCAAGGCTTGATAGATAAACTGTTCAATCCTGGCTGGCAACGGTCGTTCTATTAAGCAAAAGTTCACGCCGTCCTCGTAGATGCGCGTCAAATCCACAAAGTTTGTTGAGACGACGGTTCGGGTCGATGGCCGATACGACAAGGGCTGGAAGGAAGTTGGTCTTGTGAGCGGTGACAGGGATGATTGACGAAAGGGTATGCGAGCAAACACAAAAAACTCCTTAACTAGCGATCAGGAACTGTTCGAAAAATACAATGAATTGCATGAACACAATTCCGAAACCAAAAGCGGCGGTTTGTCCGCTCAGGCAGGGAAAATTGCAAGGTTCGTGTAATGCCGGAATCAGATCGGAGGTGGCGATATAAATAAAACCGCCGGCAGCGATGGGTAATAACAGCGACAAGGACGATTCTGCCAACTGGCTGAGTAATAAGGTAAAGATCGCTCCCGGCAAAACGGTCAGCGAGCAATAAAAGTTGTAGAGTACGGCTTGTTTGGGTGAATAGCCGCCGCGCAGCAGGGCGCCGACATCCCCGAGTTCCTGCGGGATTTCGTGGGCAATAATGGCCAAGGTGGTGGTCAATCCCAGGGCCGGATCGGCCAGAAAGCTGCCGGCGATCAAGATGCCGTCGACGAAGTTGTGCATGGCATCGCCGATCAGATTCATTTTAGCCAATGGCATAACCTCTCCGCCCGTTGGCGTGGTGTCGACGTTATGATCGTGCCGCCAGCGCACCAGTTTTTCCAACACAAAGAAGCCGAATACACCAATCAACACCGTCAGGCAGACGTCGCTGACGCTGCCGTGGCGGTCTATGGCATCGGGTATCAAATGAATGAAAGCATCACCTAAGAGTACTCCGACTGCTAGTGCGACCAGATAGGGCACTACCCGATTCAAGACGTCGGGTTTCAGCCATAATGCAAATACGCTGGACAACGAGCAAATGCTGACGGCGAGACAGGCCGCAATGGCGCCGGCAATAGTACTGATAGCGATAGTCATGTGCGATAGGGTGCCTTAGATTTGAGCGAGTGGTATTCGTGCTGAGAGCTGTAAATAAATCGGGCTAATTTGTCCGGCAAAGCATGGGTGGCGAAATGCGTCAGCATGAAGCCCAACACACTTAAAAAGAGTTTTGATAGCACGCGTTTTGCGGGCGGTCTGTCAATCAAGGGCAAGACAATTGCCAGAATAAGCAACCATTCAATACCGATGATATGCAGATAGCCGTCGATACTAGCCATCGGCAAACCATTGTGGAAATTCATCATGATAGTGTCGCCAAACCGCCGGACCGGCTGCAAGTTCGGCGTCAGTTAACAGGCATTCGTCCAACTCGCGGCGCACTTTGTCGATGTCGACATTTTGACCGATGAATACCAGTTCTTGGCGGCAGTCGCCGTAGGGTTCGGCCCATTGCGACTGGATATCCGGCAGATAGTCTTGCGGCCATCCCTGGCGCGGCACTGCCGCCCACCAGCGACCGGCCAAACCATGGTGCATCACGCCGCCGGCCTGTGACCAGCTGCCGGCGTGATCCGGGCGCGACGCCAGCCAGAAGAAGCCTTTGGAACGGAGCAATGTGCCGTTATCCCATTCGCCGGCGTGCAGATGATCATAGAACCGCTGCGGATGGAAGGGGCGACGGGCGGCGTAAACGAAGCTGCCTATGCCGTATTCTTCGGTTTCCGGTGTATGTTCGCCCCGTAATTCCTTTAGCCAGCCCGGGGCTTGCTCGGCCTTTTCGAAATCGAACAATCCGGTGTCGAGGACTTTATGCAAATCCACCTGTCCCATCACCATAGGCACGATTTCCGCGTCGGGGTTAAGACTGTGCAACAAGGCTTTTAGATTGCCGATCTCGTCGCTGGCGATCAGATCGATTTTGGAAATCAGAATGATATTGGCAAATTCGATTTGATCGACCAGTAAATCGGCGACGTTACGTTCGTCATCTTCGCCCAGTGACTCGCCGGTTTCTTTTAAGCTCAAGGCTTCCAGGTAATTGCGCATAAAGTTGACCGCGTCCACTACGGTGACCAGCGTATCCAGGCGGGCATGGTCGGATAAGCTCGTCCCGGCTTCATCGCGAAACGTGAAGGTCTCCGCAATCGGCAGCGGCTCGGCAATGCCGGTGGATTCGATTACCAAGTAATCGAAACGGCCTTCCTTGGCCAAATTGCCGACCTCGATCAGCAAGTCCTCGCGTAGCGTGCAGCAAATGCACCCATTGCTCATTTCGACCAGTTTTTCCTGGCCACGATTCAGTTGTACTTGGTTTTTGACCATCGCCGCATCGATATTCACCTCGCTCATGTCGTTAACAATCACGGCTATCCTTAAATTCTCCCGATTGTTGAGGATGTGGTTCAACAAGGTGGTTTTACCCGCACCGAGGAAGCCGGATAGCACGGTGACAGGGAGTTGATTAGCTGGGGCGTGTCTAAGAGTCATGGTGATTCTGATGTTATATTGTAGCGTTATGGCGGTCAAAAAAAGGCGCTGTTGGTAAGGACAGCGCCGATTTCAGCGGTTCTAATAACTGACTCTAAAACCTACTTCCGCGCCGCGTCCTGCTTCCGGGGCAAAATTTCGCAAGTACGATGTCGAGTTGCGGATGTTTTGATCCAGCAGGTTATTACCTTTGGCGAATATCATGAGCTTGGCGTCTTTATAGGCCTTGATTTGATAGTTGGCGCCTACATTCAGCAAGAAATAGCCGGCAGTGGAGGTTTCGAAATCGCCGGCATGGGGCTGAGATTCTGCTCGGGTGAAGCGCAGATAAGTGGACAATTTCTCCCGGTTGAAATCCAGTTGCAGGCCGTAGCGTAACGGTGGCATGCGCGGTACGTCGCTACCGTTGAGAAATTCGCCGCGGGTGTAATCGCTGAATAGGGTCATCTCCAACAAGCCGACATGGTTTTCCATCATAGGCACGATCAGTTTGGCTTCATAACCCTTGAAGATAGCGTCGTGTTGTCCGCTGGTGACCAAAGGCACACAATCCGCTACGCAAGGATTGCCGTCTTGATCGACGAATTCGCCGCTGCGTTGCTGGAAAATATAATCGCTAGCCCAGTTGTGGAATAAGTCGAATTCGGCGCGTAACCAGTCGGTTTTGAAGCGGTAGCCCAAGTCCAGGTTGTAGGAGGTTTCTTCTCGCAAACCCAGGTCGCCTCTGTCGTAACTGCGGGTGGCGTCGTGGTAACCGTCGGACAACAGTTCCTGGACCTGCGGGGCACGCGAGGAGCGAGTCACTGCCAGATTCAAACTGTTGCGATTATCCAGTTTCCATACAGCGGAAGCCGAGGCGCTGACCGGGGTATAGCTGAGATTGGCAAAACCGTCCGGGCGAATATCGGTTTGTTCGACGCGGGTGCCCAGCTGATAAGTCACCGCGCCAAGGTCGAAAGATTCCACAGCGAAGACACCGTAACTGACAATGTCCGAGCGTGGCACGATGCTGTCGCCGGTGAGTTTTTCGATCGCATTAAAGTCGCTGGCCTGGGCTTGAAAACCCACCACGCCGCGCAGCGGTCCCAGATCCTGGTGAGCCAATTCCATGCGGCCTTCGTAGGACTGGTTGGTGTAATAAGCACCGGGTTCGCCGTTGGCGATTTCGGTGTGTTGGTAATCGGTGTATCCAAGCCGGGTCCGCAGGCTTTTCGCGAAGCGGAATGGATTGTTCAGTTCGCTCTTAAAATCGTACTTGGTTTGCCGCATCGCGATGCGCACGGTTTCGTCGCCGGTACCGTCAGGAGCGATGGCGTAATTGTTGTTTAGGTTATTGATGGATACCCCGGCGAAGCCAGGCGCGCCGATCCAGGACAAGCCGGCCGAACCGCTGATCGCTTCGGCGCCGGTGTTGTTCAGATAGCCTTTGGGGTTATCGACAATCTCCAAGCTGGGATCGGTGATGGCCACTTTGGCGGTGTCTATGCCGCTGCCGCCGATGTCCAGATTGTTGCGATGCCGATAAAAGCCGTCCAGGTGATACGCGATGTTGTCCTTGCCGCCTTCGACTTTCATGGTGGTACTGGTTTCGTCGGAGGTGGAATCGAAACGTTGCTCGAGCGCGGCACCTACCAGTTTGTCGAACTGGCGGCCGGGGATGCGGTTGTCGATGACGTTAACCACGCCGCCCATCGCACCGCTGCCATACAGTAGTGTAGCCGGGCCGCGCAGGACTTCTATTCGTTCGGCCAATAGCGGTTCCACGCTGGTGGCGTGGTCCGGGCTGATTGCCGAGACATCATTGCTGCCGATACCGTTGCTCAAGACCCGCACTCTGGGGCCGGCTTGACCTCGGATAACCGGGGTACCGACGCCGGGGCCAAAGGATTGGCTGCTGATGCCCAGTTCGTTTTTTAAAGTATCGCCGATGCTGTGGCCGGTTTTCATCCGTAAATCGTCATCGCTCAGCACGGTGACCGGTACCGCGCTGTCCGACTTTTTGTCTTGTAGCGGTGCTGTGACAATTATTTCGTCCATTGCTTGTATCGCAGGTTCTTCGGCCATCAAAACCGGCGATGGCAGCATTAAAATCAGGGCAGCGGTTTTTTTCATGAGAAGTAACGCAGTCAGGAATGATGTGCAAAGATGTTATATTATAACAGCCGTGGATGCAATATTATCTCGTTAGTTTTTACATCGTCTTCTTGTGGCTTATTGGGTGATTTAAGTTTGATTCGTTGTGAAAACAACAAACCTGACAGCAATAATCCCGAAGGGCGATATGGATCGCTCTCGAATCATATGGTTGAAATGTTACGGAAATGTTTCTGTGCGCCTCGAAAGGAAATACTTATTCCAGGCGGTGTTGATAACGCAGAGCAATTTGCGCCTGCGCCCTGCTAATTTAGGGTGTGCGGCTGTTCCAGACATTGCTGGGCCTGGATTGCAATTTCCAATTCCTCGTTCGTGGCAATCACCAATATCGCCACTCCGGAGTTGGCTGGATTGATGCTGTCGCATGGTCTCACCGGTTTTCGGTTTTTTTCCTGGTCTATCGCAATCCCAAAGAGGGTCATATCAAGGCAGACTTGTTCGCGCAGCCAGGCATCGTTCTCGCCGATGCCGCCGGTAAATACCAAGGCATCGACTCGGCCCAGCACCGCAAAATAAGCGCCGACGTATTTTTTAATGCGATAGGCGTACATCGCTAAAGCCAGCTTTGCCTGTTCGTCGCCGGCTTCGGCCATCCGGTGTATCGCCCGCATATCGTTTTCGCCGCAAATACCCTTGCAGCCGCTTTCTTTATTTAACAAGGTTTCAATGGCGTCTTTGGACATATTCAGCGTGCGGCTCAGATAAAAATGGATTGCCGGATCGATGTCGCCGCAGCGGCTGCCCATCATCAAACCCTCCAGCGGTGTCATGCCCATCGATGTATCGATGCTCCGGCCGTTTTGGATCGCTGTGACGCTGGCGCCGTTGCCGAGATGCAGCGTGATTAGATTGGTCGCCGACACCGATTTGCCGAGATACTGCGCAGCTTGCTCGGCAACATAACGGTGCGAAGTGCCGTGGAAACCGTAGCGTCTTATCCCATGTTCCGCATAAAGATGGTCGGGAAGGGGATAGCGGTAGGCATAATCCGGTAGGGTTTGATGAAATGCCGTATCGAATACCGCGACTTGTGGCGTCTCGCCCATTTGCCGGATGGCTTCTTCGATTCCCAACAGATTGGCGGGGTTATGCAACGGTGCCAGCGGAATCACCTCGGCAATGTGCTGCATGACTTGCGTATCGATTAACGCCGGTTCGCGAAAATGTTCGCCGCCATGCACGACTCGATGACCAATGCAGGCCAACTCCCGACGGTCCTTCAACACGCCGCAAGCTGCCAGCGTTTCGAACAGCAACTGCAAGGCTTGTTGATGGTTGCGGCAGCTGATTTCGTCGTGTGTCCGGTCATTATTCGCCAGCGCATAACTATGGCTAGCGGCATCTTCGCCGATGCGTTCGATGATACCTGCGATCAATACCGAGCGATCAGACATCTCGAATAAGCTGTATTTGACCGATGAGCTGCCGGCGTTAAGCACCAGAATTTTCATGAATATCTCGAAAGTGTGAGGCGATTAATGGGCAAGTTTCGCCGGTGGCGGCGGGGTATATTGGCGATCCAGATCATGGTCGATTTTAGTGGTCAGGCTTTCCACGGCTTTGATGGTCAGACTGGCGTTGGGGCCCTTGGATTCGGAAATGTAGTCGCCGATCAACTTGCCATCGGCTACCTTGACCAAGCGCCCCATCAGATAAGCGAATAAAAAGCTGGGTTTGTGTAGCCGTCCAACCAAAATGTAATCGGCTTGAAATTGCTTGCCCAGTTGCGCGGCGGCATCGGCATGGTCGAATAAATAGCCGACGCCACTGTTGGCGGCTTGCTGTACCTGGTCCGGTATGGCTACGATTACATAGCCGGCGCGCTTTAACTCTTGCTCCAGCAGCGGTTTGATTGACGCGGTTCTTTGCAATTCAGCGGGGACGCCGGGCGCCAGAGTTAGGTCTTTCAATTCAAAATCCAGCACGGCGATGCGGGTTTGCGCCAGTGAGTTAAAGCTCAGCATGCAGAACAGCAAACTGCTTAATAGGGTTTTTTGCATCATGTTTTGTCGGCTTCCTGGGCTTGAATCGCGGTGATGACGACTGTGTTGACGATGTCTGTTACTGTGCAGCCGCGGCTTAAATCATTGACTGGTTTGTTCAAGCCTTGCAGGATAGGGCCGACGGCGATTGCGCCGGAGGAACGCTGCACCGCTTTATAAGTGTTGTTGCCGGTATTGAGGTCCGGAAAAATTAATACGGTGGCGCGGCCGGCGACTTGGCTGTCGGGTAGTTTGGTTTTAGCGACGCTGGCGTCCACGGCGGCATCGTATTGCATCGGGCCTTCCAGCAGGAGGTCCGGACGCAGACTTTGGGCGATTTTGACGGCGTCTCTGACTTTATCCACCGCCTCGCCTTTGCCGGATTCGCCGGTGGAGTAGGACAGCATCGCAACCCGCGGCTCAATGTTGAACATTCGTGCGGTTTCGGCGGCGTTAATGGCGATGTCGGCCAATTGCGCGGCGTTGGGATTGGGGATCACTGCGCAATCGCCGTAAACCAATACGCGATCTTCCAGGCACATAAAAAACACGCTGGAAACAATTGACGCGCCGGGCCTGGTTTTGATGATTTCGAAGGCTGGACGAATGGTATGTTGCGTCGAATGCACCGCACCGGAGACCATGCCGTCAGCGTAATCGAGATGTATCATCAATGTCCCGAAATAACTGGGATCGGCCATTAGGTCGAAGGCGGTATCGTAAACGATGCACCGGTGTTTACGGGCTTGGTAATAGGTTTCCGCGAACAACGGCCGCAGATCCGATTTAATCGGGTCGATGATGTTGACATTGTCCATCTTCAAGGCCATGGCCTGAATTTTCTGGCGGATCTCGGCTTCGTTACCCAGTAGGGTGATTTTCACCACATCGCGCAGCAGCAAAATCTCCGCCGCGCGCAGGATGCGTTCTTCGTTACCTTCCGGTAGCACGATATGTTGCTTCCTGGCTTTAGCGCGCTGCAATAAATCGTACTCGAACATCAGCGGCGTAATTTTATGCGAAACCTTACTGCACAGACGCAGCCGCAGTTCCACCATATTGATGTTGCTTTCGATTAATCCCAGTGCAGTGGCGATTTTGCGATCATCTTGAGAATGCAGGCGGGCGGTGACCTGACTGACTTGTAACGCCGTGGTGAAGGTGTCGGAATCGACACCGAGCACTGCGAACGGCGTATCGCCCAGGCCGTCGATCAATTTTTGCACTTGCGGGGCCGGTTGTTGATGGCCGGTTAATAATAAGCCGGCAATCTGCGGATAGTTGCTGGAGTTGTAGGCCATCAGGCTGGCCATGATGATATCCGAGCGGTCGCCCGGCGTAATCACCAAATCGCCGGTTTCCACATAATCCAGAAAGTCCGGCACCAACATCGCCGCGACTTTGTAGTGATACACCTCGCGGCTCATCGTCGCGTTTTCACCGCAAAATACTTTGGCGCCGATGACTTTGGCGATGTTGCCGATGGTGGGTTTTTCCAGGGACGATTCGGCGGGCACCACGTACACCGGGAATTCGCTGGAATGATTTAAGCTGTGGCGCAGGCTGGCAATTTGATTTTGCGCGACACCGATGATGACCGTGGCCAGCAATTCGCAGTCGTGTTCGTGTACGGAATGTTTCAGGCTGGCCAAGCCGTTTAAAATTTGTTCGTCGCTAAGATCTTCGCCCTGCATAACCGGCATCATCAGGCAGCCCAGATTGTTGGCTACATCGGCGTTGAAATCGAATTCGAAAATGGCATTGCCGTGTCGATAGTCGCTGCCGACGCAGAGCACATGATCGCAACGGGCCTTCAAGGCCCGGTATTTGGCCAGAATCGTTTTCAACAGTTCGTCGTATTGTTCGGCGGCCAAAAATTGCCGGGCTTCCGCGCTGGTGCAGCCATACATGGCTTCGTATGGGGTGGGGAGTTGATAGCGGTGGCTAATGAATTGAATCAAATCGTCTTTGTCGGTATCGCCTTGAATAATCGGCCGAAAAAAACCGATATTGTCCGCGTAGCCGGATAACATTTCGATGATCGCCAGCATGATCAAGGATTTACCGTTACCCTCGTCGACGCCGGCAATATAGATGTCTTGCGAAATAACGGGTTCGCTTTGCGGATGGGACTGAGTCGGATTCATGATCGATGACTTATGTATTAATGGGAAAGTCTAACCGAGGATGTTGCCACATGGCGCGCCGCTTGGCGACTGTATATTTAATTTATTCGGGCACCGCGCAGAGGTTAGGCGCATGCAAATAGTCTTTGGCTATCATAGGTTTGGATTTATAAAATAATGTAATATCAAAATAATTATTGATTAATCTGCAAGCTCGGCTTTAATGGCTATACTACTAGCCGGGCGCAGGGATTACTTGAACAACAGAGATGGCGAAATTTACCGTTTATTTTAAAGACAATGCAATCCATACAGGTGTTTTTGATTCTGGTGTAGTGCATATTGGTCGTGATGAAACCAATGACCTAGTGGTTGATAGTCTTGCCGTCGCGCCCGCGCATGCCGTTGCCGTGATTAAAGACGGCACTTGCGTACTCAAGCAATTGAACGAAAAATTTCCGCTGTTGGTAAACGATCAGCACACCAAAGAATGGAGCCTGCAAAACAACGACATCATCAACATCGGCAAACACTATATCGTCTACAACACTACCGATGAATTTTCGGAAAAAGTCCTGGTATCCACGCCTGCCGACTTTGGCGATGCGGATGTGCGGGCGTTAAATGAGAAGCTGGAAGAAGCCGTAAAATCGCCCGAAGCCAATTTGCAAGTATTAAACGGCATGCATATCGGTCGAATTCTGCGCTTGAAGAAAGCCATGACGCGCCTGGGCCACGAAGGTG
This region includes:
- a CDS encoding CobW family GTP-binding protein, giving the protein MNANLKRNAAVPVTILTGFLGAGKTTLLNRILSENHGKRIAVIENEFGEAGIDNELLVQADEQIVTMNNGCICCTVRGDLVRILGELSDGRESGELQFERVIIETTGLADPAPVAQTFFIDENIADNYQLDAIITVVDAVHAHQQLEEHHEAQEQVGFADRILLSKTDLQKPEIVLDLETRLRAMNPRAPIKHVHFGQTELHDILDIDGFNLDDILKIEPDFLEDLSHEHEDDISSMIYQTDQPLDAARILAFLNILIRDYGNDLLRYKGILNIAGCEQKVIYQGVHMLMTETFGNPWQADETRESSMVFIGRNLPKEDMLEALTSCRVGL
- a CDS encoding DUF1826 domain-containing protein; the encoded protein is MDLTRIYEDGVNFCLIERPLPARIEQFIYQALKQFGALGLSQPVNPTHFNFTNLWPQASQLDGYNTWLEDIELLTSAFCELFGLKQAGLRLRTLQTAMCPRFHVDRVPARMICSYGGIGTEWLPEYALDRRKLGMGSCGLDDAQSGLITDQTAIRQMPAYAVGLMKGEAWEGNEGQGFVHRSPTPTAVQPRRLVLTLDML
- a CDS encoding ZIP family metal transporter, encoding MTIAISTIAGAIAACLAVSICSLSSVFALWLKPDVLNRVVPYLVALAVGVLLGDAFIHLIPDAIDRHGSVSDVCLTVLIGVFGFFVLEKLVRWRHDHNVDTTPTGGEVMPLAKMNLIGDAMHNFVDGILIAGSFLADPALGLTTTLAIIAHEIPQELGDVGALLRGGYSPKQAVLYNFYCSLTVLPGAIFTLLLSQLAESSLSLLLPIAAGGFIYIATSDLIPALHEPCNFPCLSGQTAAFGFGIVFMQFIVFFEQFLIAS
- the zigA gene encoding zinc metallochaperone GTPase ZigA, producing the protein MTLRHAPANQLPVTVLSGFLGAGKTTLLNHILNNRENLRIAVIVNDMSEVNIDAAMVKNQVQLNRGQEKLVEMSNGCICCTLREDLLIEVGNLAKEGRFDYLVIESTGIAEPLPIAETFTFRDEAGTSLSDHARLDTLVTVVDAVNFMRNYLEALSLKETGESLGEDDERNVADLLVDQIEFANIILISKIDLIASDEIGNLKALLHSLNPDAEIVPMVMGQVDLHKVLDTGLFDFEKAEQAPGWLKELRGEHTPETEEYGIGSFVYAARRPFHPQRFYDHLHAGEWDNGTLLRSKGFFWLASRPDHAGSWSQAGGVMHHGLAGRWWAAVPRQGWPQDYLPDIQSQWAEPYGDCRQELVFIGQNVDIDKVRRELDECLLTDAELAAGPAVWRHYHDEFPQWFADG
- a CDS encoding TonB-dependent receptor, which codes for MKKTAALILMLPSPVLMAEEPAIQAMDEIIVTAPLQDKKSDSAVPVTVLSDDDLRMKTGHSIGDTLKNELGISSQSFGPGVGTPVIRGQAGPRVRVLSNGIGSNDVSAISPDHATSVEPLLAERIEVLRGPATLLYGSGAMGGVVNVIDNRIPGRQFDKLVGAALEQRFDSTSDETSTTMKVEGGKDNIAYHLDGFYRHRNNLDIGGSGIDTAKVAITDPSLEIVDNPKGYLNNTGAEAISGSAGLSWIGAPGFAGVSINNLNNNYAIAPDGTGDETVRIAMRQTKYDFKSELNNPFRFAKSLRTRLGYTDYQHTEIANGEPGAYYTNQSYEGRMELAHQDLGPLRGVVGFQAQASDFNAIEKLTGDSIVPRSDIVSYGVFAVESFDLGAVTYQLGTRVEQTDIRPDGFANLSYTPVSASASAVWKLDNRNSLNLAVTRSSRAPQVQELLSDGYHDATRSYDRGDLGLREETSYNLDLGYRFKTDWLRAEFDLFHNWASDYIFQQRSGEFVDQDGNPCVADCVPLVTSGQHDAIFKGYEAKLIVPMMENHVGLLEMTLFSDYTRGEFLNGSDVPRMPPLRYGLQLDFNREKLSTYLRFTRAESQPHAGDFETSTAGYFLLNVGANYQIKAYKDAKLMIFAKGNNLLDQNIRNSTSYLRNFAPEAGRGAEVGFRVSY
- a CDS encoding acetate/propionate family kinase, translating into MKILVLNAGSSSVKYSLFEMSDRSVLIAGIIERIGEDAASHSYALANNDRTHDEISCRNHQQALQLLFETLAACGVLKDRRELACIGHRVVHGGEHFREPALIDTQVMQHIAEVIPLAPLHNPANLLGIEEAIRQMGETPQVAVFDTAFHQTLPDYAYRYPLPDHLYAEHGIRRYGFHGTSHRYVAEQAAQYLGKSVSATNLITLHLGNGASVTAIQNGRSIDTSMGMTPLEGLMMGSRCGDIDPAIHFYLSRTLNMSKDAIETLLNKESGCKGICGENDMRAIHRMAEAGDEQAKLALAMYAYRIKKYVGAYFAVLGRVDALVFTGGIGENDAWLREQVCLDMTLFGIAIDQEKNRKPVRPCDSINPANSGVAILVIATNEELEIAIQAQQCLEQPHTLN
- a CDS encoding DUF2380 domain-containing protein: MMQKTLLSSLLFCMLSFNSLAQTRIAVLDFELKDLTLAPGVPAELQRTASIKPLLEQELKRAGYVIVAIPDQVQQAANSGVGYLFDHADAAAQLGKQFQADYILVGRLHKPSFLFAYLMGRLVKVADGKLIGDYISESKGPNASLTIKAVESLTTKIDHDLDRQYTPPPPAKLAH
- the pta gene encoding phosphate acetyltransferase, which translates into the protein MNPTQSHPQSEPVISQDIYIAGVDEGNGKSLIMLAIIEMLSGYADNIGFFRPIIQGDTDKDDLIQFISHRYQLPTPYEAMYGCTSAEARQFLAAEQYDELLKTILAKYRALKARCDHVLCVGSDYRHGNAIFEFDFNADVANNLGCLMMPVMQGEDLSDEQILNGLASLKHSVHEHDCELLATVIIGVAQNQIASLRHSLNHSSEFPVYVVPAESSLEKPTIGNIAKVIGAKVFCGENATMSREVYHYKVAAMLVPDFLDYVETGDLVITPGDRSDIIMASLMAYNSSNYPQIAGLLLTGHQQPAPQVQKLIDGLGDTPFAVLGVDSDTFTTALQVSQVTARLHSQDDRKIATALGLIESNINMVELRLRLCSKVSHKITPLMFEYDLLQRAKARKQHIVLPEGNEERILRAAEILLLRDVVKITLLGNEAEIRQKIQAMALKMDNVNIIDPIKSDLRPLFAETYYQARKHRCIVYDTAFDLMADPSYFGTLMIHLDYADGMVSGAVHSTQHTIRPAFEIIKTRPGASIVSSVFFMCLEDRVLVYGDCAVIPNPNAAQLADIAINAAETARMFNIEPRVAMLSYSTGESGKGEAVDKVRDAVKIAQSLRPDLLLEGPMQYDAAVDASVAKTKLPDSQVAGRATVLIFPDLNTGNNTYKAVQRSSGAIAVGPILQGLNKPVNDLSRGCTVTDIVNTVVITAIQAQEADKT
- a CDS encoding FHA domain-containing protein, with product MAKFTVYFKDNAIHTGVFDSGVVHIGRDETNDLVVDSLAVAPAHAVAVIKDGTCVLKQLNEKFPLLVNDQHTKEWSLQNNDIINIGKHYIVYNTTDEFSEKVLVSTPADFGDADVRALNEKLEEAVKSPEANLQVLNGMHIGRILRLKKAMTRLGHEGAGVIVIARRKDGYFLSALQGHEGLAINDEPLGDRTVQLQRNDVIVVDSTSMQFFLD